In Colwellia sp. M166, a genomic segment contains:
- a CDS encoding glutamate-5-semialdehyde dehydrogenase, with translation MFDIAKSAVLAKQAALTVAQLSSHEKNSLLLHMADAIVENCAVIISENAKDIIAGKAKGLAPAMLDRLLLTEQGVDDIANAIREIVRLDDPIGHIDNMALRPNGIQVGKMRIPLGVIAMIYEARPNVTAESAALCLKSGNAVILRGGSEAIHSNIALAKCLHQVLEQANIDKNCITVIPDTSRSVIELLLKQHESIDLVIPRGGEGLIRYVTEHSQIPVIQHFKGVCHLFIDKYADFTKAINILVNGKTQRPSACNSLETVLVHAGVAAELLPKIALALKPAQVKIHACQQSLAYFSAATLATNADYHAEYLAQEIAIKVVNSFAQAITHIQTYSSDHTEVIVSQDITRSQRFIRSINSSVVMVNASSRFSDGGQLGLGSEIGISTSKLHAYGPMGLTALTTEKFVVLGDGQIRD, from the coding sequence ATGTTTGATATTGCAAAAAGTGCTGTACTTGCTAAACAAGCGGCATTAACCGTAGCGCAATTAAGCAGTCATGAGAAAAATAGCTTATTACTGCACATGGCAGATGCTATTGTTGAAAATTGTGCGGTTATTATTAGCGAAAATGCAAAAGATATTATCGCCGGTAAAGCAAAAGGTTTAGCGCCTGCGATGCTTGATAGATTACTCCTGACGGAGCAAGGTGTTGATGATATTGCCAATGCCATTCGTGAAATTGTTCGTTTGGACGACCCCATTGGTCATATTGATAATATGGCTTTAAGACCTAATGGCATACAAGTGGGAAAAATGCGCATACCATTAGGTGTTATTGCGATGATTTATGAAGCTCGACCTAATGTTACGGCTGAATCGGCGGCGTTATGTCTGAAGTCAGGTAATGCTGTTATCCTGCGCGGTGGTTCTGAAGCGATCCATAGTAATATTGCTTTAGCCAAATGCCTACATCAAGTGTTAGAGCAAGCGAACATCGATAAAAACTGTATTACTGTTATTCCAGATACCAGTCGTAGTGTAATTGAATTGCTGTTAAAGCAACATGAGAGCATCGACTTAGTGATCCCTCGTGGTGGTGAAGGACTGATTCGTTATGTTACCGAGCATAGTCAAATCCCCGTCATTCAGCATTTTAAAGGGGTATGTCATTTATTTATTGATAAATATGCTGATTTTACTAAAGCCATTAATATCCTCGTAAACGGTAAAACTCAACGCCCGAGTGCCTGTAATTCATTAGAAACGGTATTAGTGCATGCTGGTGTTGCTGCTGAGTTATTGCCGAAAATTGCCCTAGCCTTAAAACCGGCACAAGTAAAAATACATGCTTGTCAGCAAAGTTTAGCTTATTTTTCTGCTGCAACGCTGGCAACCAATGCCGATTATCATGCTGAATATTTGGCACAGGAGATAGCGATAAAAGTTGTCAATAGTTTCGCGCAAGCGATCACACATATTCAAACTTATAGTTCTGATCATACTGAAGTTATTGTCAGCCAAGATATAACACGGAGTCAGCGTTTTATCCGCAGTATTAACTCATCTGTGGTAATGGTTAACGCCTCTTCACGCTTTTCAGATGGCGGTCAGCTAGGTTTAGGATCAGAAATTGGTATTTCTACCAGTAAACTGCATGCATATGGACCTATGGGGTTAACGGCGCTAACGACTGAAAAGTTCGTGGTATTAGGTGATGGACAAATAAGAGACTAA
- the proB gene encoding glutamate 5-kinase translates to MKFNRAVIKVGSALVSPDAKGCSGKYLLAIARFITQCQQAGKEIILVSSGSVAAGRSLITHGSPNPSIPTKQAMAAVGQMKMMANWQRFFDVPCSQLLITHGDLKDRQRYINIKNTLRILLENGVIPIVNENDTVATEELKVGDNDNLAALVALVSEADSLFILSDVDGVFEQDPRLNPQAKLVPEIAKIDDAIYAMAGATHNHIATGGMKTKIQAAEKAVENGIETYILNGSRGEVFEQLLSGENPGTHFIAQQGATRARKHWLKHTLKSNGKVMLDMGAVSALTEKGASLLPSGISEVSGNFKVGDCIDVYDGKNQQPIAKGISQYNYRDLKRIQGKKSDEIATLLGCCPSKVVIHRDDMVVLAKSKNY, encoded by the coding sequence ATGAAATTTAATCGTGCAGTGATAAAGGTTGGTAGTGCTTTAGTGTCTCCTGATGCTAAGGGGTGTAGTGGTAAGTACCTACTTGCTATTGCTCGCTTTATTACACAATGTCAGCAAGCGGGTAAAGAAATTATCCTCGTATCATCTGGTAGCGTTGCCGCTGGCAGGAGTTTGATCACGCACGGCTCTCCTAACCCCTCAATCCCCACTAAACAAGCTATGGCAGCGGTTGGTCAGATGAAGATGATGGCAAATTGGCAGCGTTTTTTTGATGTACCATGCAGCCAATTATTGATCACCCATGGCGATTTAAAAGACCGCCAGCGTTACATTAATATTAAAAACACCTTAAGAATATTATTAGAAAACGGTGTTATTCCGATTGTTAATGAAAATGATACGGTAGCCACTGAAGAATTAAAGGTCGGCGACAATGATAACCTAGCGGCATTAGTTGCTTTAGTCAGTGAAGCTGATAGTTTATTCATTTTAAGTGATGTAGATGGGGTTTTTGAACAAGATCCGCGTTTAAATCCGCAAGCTAAGTTAGTTCCTGAAATAGCAAAAATTGATGATGCCATTTATGCCATGGCTGGCGCGACCCATAATCACATTGCTACGGGTGGCATGAAAACAAAAATTCAAGCGGCTGAAAAAGCGGTAGAAAATGGCATTGAAACCTATATTTTAAATGGTAGTCGTGGTGAAGTGTTTGAACAACTTCTATCTGGTGAAAATCCTGGCACGCACTTTATTGCTCAACAAGGCGCAACACGAGCGCGGAAGCATTGGTTAAAACATACTTTAAAAAGTAATGGTAAGGTCATGTTAGATATGGGGGCTGTTAGTGCATTAACCGAAAAAGGTGCATCGTTGCTGCCATCAGGTATCTCAGAGGTAAGTGGCAATTTTAAAGTCGGTGATTGTATTGATGTGTATGATGGTAAGAACCAGCAGCCTATTGCAAAAGGTATCAGCCAATATAATTATCGTGATTTAAAGCGTATTCAAGGTAAGAAAAGTGATGAGATTGCTACTTTACTGGGTTGTTGCCCAAGTAAAGTGGTTATTCATCGTGATGATATGGTTGTGTTAGCTAAGAGTAAAAATTACTAG